CCGGGCCAGCTTGTACGAGATCTGGATGACCTTCGCCAGTCCGGACTCGGCGATGCCCAGCGCCTCCATGAACTCGGCGGCCTCGTCGTCGGGCAGCTCGGCCAGCTCCATCTCCAGCTTGCCGGCCAGGCTGACCGCGCCGGCGTTGGCCCCGAGCGTCTCGGAGATCTTCGCCACCAGGGCATCGGCGGCCTCGCCCGGCTCGTCGGGGTTGACCAGCACCAGCAGCGGCTTGGCCGTCAGCAGCCCATACCCGCGCAGCGAGCGCTCCTCGGCGGGGGTCAGCTCGACCTCGCGCAGGGGACGCTCAGCGGTCAAGGACTGGTGCAGACGCGTGAACAGCTCCAGCTCCTGCTCGCGAACCAATCGCTCGGCGGGCGTGCCCTTGTTGAGCTTCGCTTCCTTCTGCACCCGCTCCAGCCGCTTCTCGACCACGTCGAGGTCGGCCACCATCAGCTCAAGGTTCAGCCCTTCGACGTCGTCCAGCGGCGTCGGGTCCGTCCCCTGGCTGGCAGCGCTGCCAAAGGCACGGACCACCTGCAACAGCACGTCGGTGTTTCGCAGGTGGGCCAACAGCGAGCCGGCGCTGTCCTTGCCCGAGCCGCGCACGATGCCGGCCACGTCGACGTACTGCACTTCGGCCGGCGTGAACTTCTTTGGCTCGAACAGCGGCGCAAGTTGATCCAGGCGCGCATCGGGCACCTTCACTACGGCGAGGTTCGGCTCCGAGCTCGCGGACGAGTACCCGCCGACCGCCGCGCGGGCGTGCGCCAGGGCGTTGAAGACGGTGGTCTTCCCCGAGCCCGGCAGACCCATGATCCCGATCTGCACGCTGGTAACCCCTTCAGGCGCCGCCTCTGTCGAGCGGCCACGCTCCTGCGCTAAACCTTACACGAACGACCCGTCAACCCGTGCGGGCCGGAGGGGCATGGTTTGCACGCCAGGCATGCAAGAACGCCGCCCCAGGCGGGGGCGGCGTCTTCAGCACGCGGCTTTTGGGATGCGGTGAGCGCCCTACTCGTCGCTGCTGCTGCTCAGGAACCCGAAGATCCGCAGGATCGCCAGGAAGAGGTTGAAGATGCTGAGGTAGATGCCCACCGCCAGCATGATCGGGTCGTCCACGCCGGCCTGCGCGTTCTTGAGGTTCTGCATGTCGTACATGACGAAGCCCGAGAACAGGACCGCCGTCACCACCGAGAGCAGGAACCCGAAGATCCCCGGTGCGACGCCGAAGAAGCTCATGACCATCATCACGAGGCCGGCCATGATCACGGCCAGCAGGCCGGCCATCAGGTACGGCGCCATCCCGCTCAGGTCGCGCTTGGTGGTCCAGGCGTAGGCGCTGAGCACCAGCACCAGGCCGGCTGTCGTCAGCCCGGCGTTGACCACGACCATACCCATGCCGCGCGCGAGATACTGGTCGATAATGAGGCCGAGCGTCATCCCCTCGAAGACGCTGAACGCGTAGAAGACGGCGAGCGCGACGCCCGACGACATCTTCTGGCGCGCGAAGCTGAGGGCCAGGACGGTTCCCAGCGAGCCAACAATCCCCAGGATCATGCCGAGCGGCCCGAGCGCCCGCCCGACGACGTAGCCT
This region of Chloroflexota bacterium genomic DNA includes:
- the ychF gene encoding redox-regulated ATPase YchF, producing MGLPGSGKTTVFNALAHARAAVGGYSSASSEPNLAVVKVPDARLDQLAPLFEPKKFTPAEVQYVDVAGIVRGSGKDSAGSLLAHLRNTDVLLQVVRAFGSAASQGTDPTPLDDVEGLNLELMVADLDVVEKRLERVQKEAKLNKGTPAERLVREQELELFTRLHQSLTAERPLREVELTPAEERSLRGYGLLTAKPLLVLVNPDEPGEAADALVAKISETLGANAGAVSLAGKLEMELAELPDDEAAEFMEALGIAESGLAKVIQISYKLARLISFFTVGQDECRAWTVKDGSTAQEAAGAIHSDLSRGFIRAEVIHWDQLLDARTYPEARKRGQVRAEGRGYIVKDGDVLNILHSS
- a CDS encoding Bax inhibitor-1/YccA family protein, whose translation is MSYDQMQWTYGRTMTAAQRGTLVGQVMGLLAFSLLFTAGGYVVGRALGPLGMILGIVGSLGTVLALSFARQKMSSGVALAVFYAFSVFEGMTLGLIIDQYLARGMGMVVVNAGLTTAGLVLVLSAYAWTTKRDLSGMAPYLMAGLLAVIMAGLVMMVMSFFGVAPGIFGFLLSVVTAVLFSGFVMYDMQNLKNAQAGVDDPIMLAVGIYLSIFNLFLAILRIFGFLSSSSDE